A genomic segment from Lytechinus variegatus isolate NC3 chromosome 10, Lvar_3.0, whole genome shotgun sequence encodes:
- the LOC121423290 gene encoding uncharacterized protein LOC121423290 — protein sequence MASFDKILFLILTFFGITSHGMHTVPELNPESYVGRWYQVYTNAVSDFFTGVQEPDCGTADYTLINSTYVTVYNANYRLDEEFTDGLGGYAYIPDPSIPGELKVVLDGVPVAGDYWVFKLGPLIEGKYQYSLVTDGQDARQLYVLSRDPEEFYDLYDHEVSEYVALNGFTGPVKTPYEVPHPPECRYPPSPPE from the exons ATGGCGTCGTTTGATAAAATTCTATTCTTGATTTTAACCTTCTTTGGCATCACTTCCCATGGAATGCATACGGTACCCGAACTAAACCCGGAGTCGTACGTTGGAAGATGGTATCAA gtCTACACAAATGCTGTATCTGACTTTTTCACCGGCGTTCAAGAACCAGACTGCGGAACTGCAGATT ACACCTTAATCAATTCGACATACGTCACAGTTTACAACGCTAATTATCGTCTTGATGAAGAGTTTACGGACGGACTTGGTGGCTATGCCTACATCCCAGATCCATCAATTCCAGGAGAGTTAAAAGTCGTACTTGATGGCGTACCAGTGGCTGGCGATT actggGTCTTCAAATTAGGGCCGCTGATCGAGGGTAAATACCAATACAGTCTAGTCACGGACGGCCAGGACGCGCGTCAACTTTACGTTCTATCACGTGATCCCGAGGAATTCTACGATCTATACGATCACGAGGTCTCAGAATACGTGGCGCTGAATGGGTTCACGGGACCGGTCAAAACACCTTATGAAGTACCACATCCTCCAGAATGTCGCTATCCTCCCAGCCCACCGGAATAG
- the LOC121422853 gene encoding protein rolling stone-like isoform X1, producing MVECTAPKLSDFGLSTSSYDVFTRTQCSFPRAVLLIYRFLMTGYFLGYQIYLWTNVLTIHDYIYMTDWTYTIFTFYSLIALVNLTGDMCLQRCYDTSHASKVLKGGHMIQWLFYNVIVTWTCLVLVVFWGALYDPRYPNWMFDISCHALPGVFSVLELAFTATPCRLAHIIYPMIYGFFYLTFTLIYWGTGHPPIYPILDYSGNPGLATGSILGMVGFMLLFHPLVWGLTKLRGSVAGRLNCSQDLHGDRHELIDRM from the exons ATGGTGGAGTGTACAGCACCAAAGCTATCTGACTTTGGTCTGTCGACGTCATCCTATGATGTTTTCACAAGAACGCAG TGCAGCTTTCCAAGAGCGGTATTGCTGATATACCGGTTCTTGATGACCGGATACTTCCTCGGTTACCAAATCTACTTGTGGACTAACGTGCTTACCATCCATGATTACATCTATATGACTGATTGGACCTATACAATCTTCACTTTCTATTCCTTGATTGCTCTGGTCAACCTTACAGGGGACATGTGTCTTCAGAGATGCTATGACACGTCACATGCTTCTAAAG TACTAAAAGGAGGACACATGATCCAGTGGCTGTTTTACAACGTCATCGTCACATGGACTTGCCTTGTTCTCGTTGTCTTCTGGGGCGCCCTCTACGATCCTCGATATCCCAACTGGATGTTTGACATTTCCTGTCACGCTTTACCTGGTGTGTTCAGTGTCCTTGAGCTTGCTTTCACCGCGACACCCTGCCGACTCGCCCACATCATCTACCCGATGATCTATGGGTTCTTCTATCTCACATTCACCCTTATCTACTGGGGGACTGGGCATCCACCGATATACCCGATCCTCGACTACAGCGGCAACCCAGGATTGGCTACGGGATCGATCCTTGGTATGGTTGGGTTCATGCTGCTGTTTCATCCGTTGGTTTGGGGGCTCACGAAGCTCAGGGGTAGCGTTGCAGGAAGATTGAACTGTTCTCAAGACTTACACGGAGATCGGCATGAACTCATCGATAGAATGTAA
- the LOC121422853 gene encoding protein rolling stone-like isoform X2, translating into MMFSQERSFPRAVLLIYRFLMTGYFLGYQIYLWTNVLTIHDYIYMTDWTYTIFTFYSLIALVNLTGDMCLQRCYDTSHASKVLKGGHMIQWLFYNVIVTWTCLVLVVFWGALYDPRYPNWMFDISCHALPGVFSVLELAFTATPCRLAHIIYPMIYGFFYLTFTLIYWGTGHPPIYPILDYSGNPGLATGSILGMVGFMLLFHPLVWGLTKLRGSVAGRLNCSQDLHGDRHELIDRM; encoded by the exons ATGATGTTTTCACAAGAACGCAG CTTTCCAAGAGCGGTATTGCTGATATACCGGTTCTTGATGACCGGATACTTCCTCGGTTACCAAATCTACTTGTGGACTAACGTGCTTACCATCCATGATTACATCTATATGACTGATTGGACCTATACAATCTTCACTTTCTATTCCTTGATTGCTCTGGTCAACCTTACAGGGGACATGTGTCTTCAGAGATGCTATGACACGTCACATGCTTCTAAAG TACTAAAAGGAGGACACATGATCCAGTGGCTGTTTTACAACGTCATCGTCACATGGACTTGCCTTGTTCTCGTTGTCTTCTGGGGCGCCCTCTACGATCCTCGATATCCCAACTGGATGTTTGACATTTCCTGTCACGCTTTACCTGGTGTGTTCAGTGTCCTTGAGCTTGCTTTCACCGCGACACCCTGCCGACTCGCCCACATCATCTACCCGATGATCTATGGGTTCTTCTATCTCACATTCACCCTTATCTACTGGGGGACTGGGCATCCACCGATATACCCGATCCTCGACTACAGCGGCAACCCAGGATTGGCTACGGGATCGATCCTTGGTATGGTTGGGTTCATGCTGCTGTTTCATCCGTTGGTTTGGGGGCTCACGAAGCTCAGGGGTAGCGTTGCAGGAAGATTGAACTGTTCTCAAGACTTACACGGAGATCGGCATGAACTCATCGATAGAATGTAA
- the LOC121423158 gene encoding apolipoprotein D-like has translation MAALRLIVCVVLLSLVSQSTSYPVGSLFGCFGSPQTVNELDVPAYLGRWYQVYTDLVVNVTFERNAQCVTADYGLNPDGSISVFNANTVGSPDGRFNTISGKATVPDASKPGQLVVEFPGVPAPGEYWVLKLGPIVDGKYQYAVVSDSRKVTLFVLARDAAAFMGSDDRTEVLEFLRDTGFSCFWNTPQETYQSDQCKYVQS, from the exons ATGGCGGCTCTGCGTCTTATCGTCTGTGTAGTCCTTTTGAGCTTGGTCAGCCAGTCTACTAGCTATCCTGTTGGATCGTTGTTTGGGTGCTTCGGGTCCCCCCAAACCGTCAATGAGCTCGACGTTCCTGCTTACTTAGGACGATGGtaccag GTTTACACCGATCTTGTAGTGAATGTTACTTTTGAACGGAACGCACAATGTGTGACAGCGGATT ATGGCTTGAATCCCGATGGGAGCATATCCGTGTTTAACGCAAACACTGTAGGCTCACCAGATGGAAGGTTCAACACCATTTCGGGAAAAGCTACTGTTCCCGATGCATCCAAACCGGGACAACTCGTCGTAGAATTCCCGGGAGTCCCGGCACCAGGAGAAT ACTGGGTATTGAAGCTAGGCCCTATAGTCGATGGCAAGTACCAGTACGCGGTGGTGAGTGATTCCAGGAAGGTTACACTGTTCGTCCTGGCGAGGGATGCGGCTGCGTTCATGGGATCAGATGATAGGACGGAAGTTCTTGAATTCCTCCGAGATACCGGGTTCAGCTGCTTCTGGAACACACCCCAAGAGACGTATCAGTCGGACCAGTGCAAATATGTTCAATCTTAA